GCTTCATCAAGGCGTCGATCGTCTGCTGCGTGGGATCCAGGATGTCGAGAAGCCGTTTGTGGGTGCGCATCTCGAAGTGCTCCCGCGACTTCTTGTCGATGTGCGGGGACCGCAGCACGCAAAAACGGTTGATCTCGGTCGGAAGCGGAATGGGTCCCGAGACCCGCGCTCCCGTGCGCTTGGCGGCGTCGAGGATCTCCGACACCGACTGGTCGAGCAGCTTGTGGTCGTAACCCTTCAGGCGGATCCGGATCTTGTCGCTGGTCATCGATTCACTCCAACGGCCGCTACTCGTTGATGGCGGTGACGACCCCGGCTCCGACCGTGCGCCCACCTTCCCGGATCGCGAACCGCAGCCCTTCCTCCATCGCGATCGGCGTGATCAGCTCCACGTCCATGCGCACGTTGTCCCCGGGCATCACCATCTCCGTGCCCTCCGGCAGCGTGCACACCCCCGTCACGTCCGTCGTCCGAAAGTAGAACTGGGGCCGGTACCCGTTGAAAAACGGCGTGTGCCGCCCACCTTCTTCCTTCGACAGCACGTACACCTCGCACTTGAACTTCTTGTGCGGCGTGATCGAGCCGGGCTTGGCCAGCACCTGCCCCCGCTCCACGTCGTCGCGCTTGACCCCCCGCAGCAGCACCCCCACGTTGTCGCCCGCCTCCCCCTGGTCCAGGAGCTTGCGAAACATCTCCACCCCCGTCACCACGGTCTTGGTCGTCGGGGTGAACCCCACGATCTCCACTTCGTCCTGCACCTTGACGATGCCCCGCTCGATGCGCCCCGTGGCCACCGTGCCCCGACCCGAGATCGAAAACACGTCCTCCACCGGCATCAGAAACGGCTTGTCCTTGTCGCGCTGCGGCTCCGGTATCCAGCTGTCCACCGCGTCCATCAGCTCGTAGATCGACTTGCAGTCGGCGCACTCGGGCTTGCCGCACCCGCACCCCAGGGCCTTGAGCGCGCTGCCCTTGACCACCGGGGTGTCGTCCCCGGGAAACTCGTAGCTGCTCAGGAGCTCGCGCACCTCCAGCTCCACCAGCTCCAGCAGCTCCGGGTCGTCCACCATGTCGACCTTGTTGAGATACACCACCAGGTAGGGCACGTTGACCTGCCGCGCCAGCAGCACGTGCTCCCGGGTCTGGGGCATCGGTCCGTCCGCCGCGCTCACCACCAGGATCGCCCCGTCCATCTGCGCCGCACCCGTGATCATGTTCTTGATGTAATCGGCGTGGCCCGGACAGTCCACGTGCGCGTAGTGGCGCTTGACGGTCTCGTACTCCACGTGCGCCGTGGCGATGGTGATGCCCCGCTCGCGCTCCTCGGGCGCCTTGTCGATCTCGTCAAACGCCGTGAACTTCGCAAACCCCTTGTTCGACAGCACCTTGGTGATCGCCGCCGTCAGGGTCGTCTTCCCGTGATCCACGTGCCCGATCGTCCCGATGTTCACGTGGGGCTTGGTTCGCTTGAAGGTTTCCTTGGCCATCGTTCCACTCCTCTGGTCGATCGGGCCCGCGTGCCCCCCCGGGGACGAAGGCCCGGGATGCTAACACGCACCCTCTGCCGGTTCAATCGACTTCTCGCCGAAAACCGCTCTCCTGTTACGCCGCCGGAGACCCCGCATCATCCACGGCTCTGCGATACTGTCGAAACCGCATCCCGAAGGTGCCCCGTCCCTGGGTGCGGGCCCGAAGAACCCTCCCGTAGCCCAACAGCGCCGCCAGGGGAACGTCGGCGTAAACCACCTGGGCCCCCCCCCGCCGGTCCGTACCGCGAATCGCGCCGCCCCGCGCCGCCAGCTCTGCCGTGACGTCGCCGAGAAACTCTCCCGGGACCGCGACTTCCAGCGCCATGACCGGCTCCAGCAGTACCGGGGCCGCCGCTCGAACCGCCTCCCGAACCGCCTGGGACGCCGCGAGCTGGAAGGCGACCTCCGAGCTCTCGGCCTCGCGCCAGGAGCCCCCGAGCACGGTGACGCGCACGCCCACCACCGGAAACCCGCCCAGCGGCCCCCGCTCCAGGCCCTCCGCCACACCCTTCTCGACGGCGGGCAGGTACTCCCGGGGCACGGGCGATGCGCTCGCGGCGCTCGCGAAGACCAGAGCTTCCCCCGGGTCGCCCGGCTCGACCCGCAAGACCACGTGTCCATAGTGGCCTCGCCCCCCCGTCTGCCGAACGAAGCGCCCCTCGGCCTGGGCTGCGGCGGACACCGTCTCCCGGTACGCCACCGCCACCCCCTCCACCTGGGCCCCCACCTGAAACTCCCGCAGGAGGCGATTCACGAGGATCTCCAGGTGCAGCTCGCTGCCCCCCGAGAGCACCGCCCGCCCCGTTTCCTCGTCCATCCGGGCCAGAAGCGCCGGGTCTTCCGAAGCCATACGCGCCAGGCCCGCCGCGAGTTTTTCCCGATCGGCCTGCGTCTTCGGCTCCAGGGCCACAGAGAGGACCGGCTCGGTCGGCTCCGAGAGCTCCAACACCACGGGCGCGCCGGGATCGCACAGGGTATCGCCGGCCACGGTGTTCTTGAGCCCTACCGCGGCACCCACGCCCCCCGCACCCAGGGCCTCGATCTCCCGCCGTTCGGTGGCGCGCATCTCGAGCAGGCGCCCGACCCGCTCCCTCTTGCCCCGCCTGGGGTTGAGCACGTAGGCCCCGGCCTGGAGCGCTCCCGAATACACTCGCAAGAAGGTGAGCGGCCCGACATACGGGTCGGTCATCACCTTGAACACCAGGGCCGCGAAGGGCTCCCGAGGGTCCGGCCGTCGAACCACCCCCCTGCTGCCCGCCAGGTCGTACCCCACCTGGGGCGGCACGTCCGTGGGGCTGGGCAGGTAGTCCACCACCGCGTCCAGGAGCGCTGCGAGCCCCTTGCTGCGGAACGCCGAACCGCACAGCACCGGCACCCCCCGGCACGCCAGGGTAGCCCGCCGAACCCCGGCTCGGACCGCCTCTTCCGGCGGGTCCTCCCCGGCCACACCCCCCCGGCGAAAGACCTCGTCGACCTCGGCGAGGGCATCCAGGAGCCTTGCCCGGGCAGCGCCGGCCTGCGCGTGCAGCTCGGCAGGAATCGGCCCGTCCTCCCCCCCGGGGCCCTCCTCTTCCCGGTCCCACAGTCGCGCCCGGCGGGCCACCAGATCGACCACCCCCCGGAACCCGGCCTCCGCCCCCACCGGGAGTTGCATCGCGAGAGGCTTCGCCCCCAGCCGCTCCCGCATCATCTCGAGCACGCGGGAGAAGTCGGCCCCCCCACAGTCCATCTTGTTGACAAAGGCGATGCGCGGCACCCCGCGCTCATCGGCCTGCCGCCAGATCGCCTCCGCCTGGGGCTCCACCCCTTCGACGGCGCTCAAGACGGCCACCGCACCGTCCAGCACTCGCAGGCTCCGGTCCACCTCGGGTGTACGGTCTGCCTGGCCGGGCGTGTCGATCAGGTGGATTCGGTAGCCCCGCCAGGTACAGGCAGTGGCCGCCGCCGTGATCGTGATCTCCCGCTCCTGGTCCCCTTCCGGTCCGTCCGGCGTGCCTCCCCCCTCGAGAAACCCTCCGGCCCGCCCCATCCCTCCCGTCAGGGAAAGAATTCGCTCCACGGTGGTGGTCTTGCCGGCATCGACGTGGGCGGCAATCCCGATATTGCGAATCTGGTCGGCGGGGGCAGACCGAGCCACCGGGCGTTCGCGGGTCGGGGCGAGTACGCCTCCCACTACCAGCGGAAGTGGGCAAAGGCCTTGTTGGCCTCGGCCATGCGCAGGGTGTCCTCCCGCTTCTTCACCGCGCCCCCGCGGTTCTGCTGGGCGTCGAGGATCTCGCCGGCCAGCTTTTCCCGCATGGTCTTCTCGCCCCGGGCTCGGGCGTACTCCACGAGCCACCGGATGCCCAGGGAGAGTCGCCGCTTGGGGCTCACCTCGATGGGCACCTGGTAGGTGGAACCCCCCACCCGCCGGGACTTGACCTCGAGGAGCGGCTTGATGTTCTCCAGAGCCGTGTGGAACACCTCGAGCCCCGCCTGGCTGGACTTGGTCTCCACCAACTCCAGGGCACCGTAAACGATGCTCTCGGCAGTGCTCTTCTTGCCGTCCCACATGACCTTGTTGATGAGCTTGCCGAGGATCTCGTCGCCGTGCCGGGGGTCTGCGACCTTCCGAAACTTGCGAGCCCGGACGGGCGCGGGGCGCACGATGCGGGGTTCCCTCTTGCGAAATGCCATGGCAGCGACTCCTACTGTCTACTTGGGCTTCTTGGCGCCGTACTTGGAGCGGGCCTGCCGGCGGCTCTGCACCCCGACCGAGTCGAGGGTGCCCCGGACGATGTGGTAGCGCACGCCCGGAAGGTCCTTCACGCGGCCGCCGCGCACCAGGACCACCGAGTGCTCCTGGAGGTTGTGTCCCTCACCGGGGATGTACACCGTCACTTCCTTGCCGGTGGTGAGCCGAACGCGGGCCACCTTCCGCAGGGCGGAGTTGGGCTTCTTGGGCGTGGTGGTGTAGACGCGGGTGCACACGCCCCGGCGCTGGGGACAACTCTCCATGGCAGGGGACTTGGTCTTCTTGCGGACCTTCTCCCGGCCCTTGCGGACGAGCTGATTGATCGTGGGCATCGGTACTCTCCTCGCACTCCACTGCGGTTGGCGACGACGGTTGGCAACAACAACGGGGCCACTACCGGAAGAACGCTCCCGGTACGCCCGTCTCGGGTTCGCTGGGACCGCGGCACCAAAGGTGCGGGTACGGCTAACGGCGGGCCGATGCGGCGAGACCCTCTAGCGGCTCATGCCCATTTCGGCCCGGGCAGAGGAACCGTCGGGGGAGCAGGGCTCCCCAAAGAAGAAGCGGGAGGCTAGCACACCCTCCCACCCCACGCAAGCGTCTTTTTCGAGACTTTGTGGAGTCAGGTGCTGCCGCGGGCCGTCGGCCCCTGGAGCTTCTCGGTTCGAGGCTCACTGGCCGAGAGCCCCACGGTGCGGGCCGCCTTGAAGGAGAGGCCTTCGGTGAACCAGGCGGTGACCGTGGCCACCTGGTCGGCGGGCAGGTCGCGCACCGCGAGCACGCCGCCGGCCAGCGCCGCGTAAGGCGAGTCGATGCTCCACTCGGCCCGGTCGGTGACGTCGGCCACCGTGCCGTCGCTGTACCGGGCCGCGAGGGTAAAGCGCTCTGCCGAGCGCGCGTTCACGGAGGAAGGGCCCTGGATCTCCAGGGACAGGAGCACGGCCTTCTCCTCGGCACGGGCCTGCTCGGCGTGGGAGGTGCCGGGCTCCCGGGCGATGAACGCCAGGAGCAAGGCCGCCACGACGCCCGTTGCCAGGAGGAAGAGAATGCGTTTCACGGTCAGGGTGCGTTGCATCGGAATCTCCCTTCAGTGCGGCGCCGGCAGCAGCCCGCGCCGGGTCGTGCCCCCCCGGCTTCGGAGGGCACGGCCTCAGCAAGACGCGTGCCCCCGGGGAGCCCGCGCCGGTGGCCGGAAGAGCCGCGTGGGCCGGGGAGGCGGCACGGCACGGGAGAATTCGCCCCGGGGGGGCCCCCGAAGAACCCGAAGGGGTGGAGGCGCGTCCACGCCCCCGAGTCGCGTTGCGTCGGCGTCCGGATACACCCCCCAAGTCCTCCCGAGGGCATGCCGCCGCGCCAATCCGGCGGGGTGAGCCCGGGGCGGGGGCTCGCCGCCCCCCACGCCGCGCTGTCGCGTTGCGGAGACAGCACCCTGCGCCCCTCCACAGCGTCCGGGACCCCAAGGTGGCAAAGTGGACAAGTACGGGGCCGAGATCGAGGACCGCATCTACAACCAGCGC
This window of the Thermodesulfobacteriota bacterium genome carries:
- the rpsJ gene encoding 30S ribosomal protein S10, whose translation is MTSDKIRIRLKGYDHKLLDQSVSEILDAAKRTGARVSGPIPLPTEINRFCVLRSPHIDKKSREHFEMRTHKRLLDILDPTQQTIDALMKLDLSAGVDVEIKL
- the tuf gene encoding elongation factor Tu; its protein translation is MAKETFKRTKPHVNIGTIGHVDHGKTTLTAAITKVLSNKGFAKFTAFDEIDKAPEERERGITIATAHVEYETVKRHYAHVDCPGHADYIKNMITGAAQMDGAILVVSAADGPMPQTREHVLLARQVNVPYLVVYLNKVDMVDDPELLELVELEVRELLSSYEFPGDDTPVVKGSALKALGCGCGKPECADCKSIYELMDAVDSWIPEPQRDKDKPFLMPVEDVFSISGRGTVATGRIERGIVKVQDEVEIVGFTPTTKTVVTGVEMFRKLLDQGEAGDNVGVLLRGVKRDDVERGQVLAKPGSITPHKKFKCEVYVLSKEEGGRHTPFFNGYRPQFYFRTTDVTGVCTLPEGTEMVMPGDNVRMDVELITPIAMEEGLRFAIREGGRTVGAGVVTAINE
- the fusA gene encoding elongation factor G, with amino-acid sequence MARSAPADQIRNIGIAAHVDAGKTTTVERILSLTGGMGRAGGFLEGGGTPDGPEGDQEREITITAAATACTWRGYRIHLIDTPGQADRTPEVDRSLRVLDGAVAVLSAVEGVEPQAEAIWRQADERGVPRIAFVNKMDCGGADFSRVLEMMRERLGAKPLAMQLPVGAEAGFRGVVDLVARRARLWDREEEGPGGEDGPIPAELHAQAGAARARLLDALAEVDEVFRRGGVAGEDPPEEAVRAGVRRATLACRGVPVLCGSAFRSKGLAALLDAVVDYLPSPTDVPPQVGYDLAGSRGVVRRPDPREPFAALVFKVMTDPYVGPLTFLRVYSGALQAGAYVLNPRRGKRERVGRLLEMRATERREIEALGAGGVGAAVGLKNTVAGDTLCDPGAPVVLELSEPTEPVLSVALEPKTQADREKLAAGLARMASEDPALLARMDEETGRAVLSGGSELHLEILVNRLLREFQVGAQVEGVAVAYRETVSAAAQAEGRFVRQTGGRGHYGHVVLRVEPGDPGEALVFASAASASPVPREYLPAVEKGVAEGLERGPLGGFPVVGVRVTVLGGSWREAESSEVAFQLAASQAVREAVRAAAPVLLEPVMALEVAVPGEFLGDVTAELAARGGAIRGTDRRGGAQVVYADVPLAALLGYGRVLRARTQGRGTFGMRFRQYRRAVDDAGSPAA
- the rpsG gene encoding 30S ribosomal protein S7 translates to MVRPAPVRARKFRKVADPRHGDEILGKLINKVMWDGKKSTAESIVYGALELVETKSSQAGLEVFHTALENIKPLLEVKSRRVGGSTYQVPIEVSPKRRLSLGIRWLVEYARARGEKTMREKLAGEILDAQQNRGGAVKKREDTLRMAEANKAFAHFRW
- the rpsL gene encoding 30S ribosomal protein S12, with protein sequence MPTINQLVRKGREKVRKKTKSPAMESCPQRRGVCTRVYTTTPKKPNSALRKVARVRLTTGKEVTVYIPGEGHNLQEHSVVLVRGGRVKDLPGVRYHIVRGTLDSVGVQSRRQARSKYGAKKPK